In Alnus glutinosa chromosome 7, dhAlnGlut1.1, whole genome shotgun sequence, the sequence aaacatTACAAAAGCTTGAAGAAATAACATAAACTCAAAGAAGACTTAAAGAAAAGAGTTACAAAATGCAAAAGTTTCTGAAATTGAGCTATTACATAAAAGAAAACGGCCTAAGACTACTGCCCAATTTGTTGGGTTTCAAATAAGAGAatgctatggctttatagaagagCATTAGGGTTTGAAGCCATGTAAAAGGATTCATCtacccccctctagggttcctctcttgcaaGAGATAACCAaagtcacgaaaccagcgtgctctgctgtgaaaatcagagggagaagtGCTTTTGTGAAAAGAAATGGTTTGATTGGAGTTCTGGTACAAGTCTGCATTTTTGCCAGTTCTACAAGGTGTGCTTGAGCTCAACAGTTCTACGCTCGAACTTTAATGACTTCCTTGCGTGCCTCAAGGTGCTCTGATGGCTGCTAGAGGGTAGGTGCGCTGGGCTGTGCTCGAGCTCACGTGGCTGAAAGGCTCTTTTGTGGCGCATTGTTACAGGCTAATGACATGCTGTGGGTGCGTGCGCTCGAGCCCAGCAGAGCTGTGCTCGAGCCCATTGccttaaaattcaaatttccaAGTTTTTGTGCAATTTTATCCCAAAATCTCCATTTTTCACTTAATGACCTACAAAatgctaaaacaccaaaactacaAAATACATCAATGGAAATTAAATCTTATAAATCTATCAAATACTAATTACAACAACAAAGTCATACATTAGTCTATCTGATTAAGGCTTATTCAAAATATTATACACATAAAGAATGGTTATACAAAAATACGTGTCACATGCGATACAAGCCATATACACAAGCTATCTAGGTATTGGCCATCCTATTTTCACTGTTGCCTCTGAGTCCGCCTTTAGCAACAAAGAACGTATATTGGATCCCTTTAGGAGTTCATTACCTTCACTTATCGTTGATGCCTTGATTTGCACACAAGATTAATTAAAGAACTACCCATTTAAGATTCAGGAGTTGGAGAAGTTGGAGGAGTTTGTGGAAAGTTATGATGAACATGGTAAATGTTTataaattagttatttataaattaattttgctTACTTctcattattaattaattcattttagttatttattcatttaactcAAACTTCTTCTATTGTAGTTGACCCTCACAATCAACCTTCAAATTTAAGGACTAAATCATCTTTTTCTTGATATTgtaattacaatacaattgtATCAAGTACATTTGTGATTTGTACATGCTCGTACCTTGATACTAGAATGTTAAGTTTAAAAGCTTTATTGTTGTTACCTCCACAAGATTTTGCTAGAAAACCAAACGGGAGTGATGTTGGATTTGTTCTAAAGCACGTATGGCAAACAAGATTATCATATTTTGAttgtgtttttaatatttttttttatctgtttttatttttgtttggttgAATTTCTCTAGTAAACTTTCTTGCTTTGAATCCACTTGAGTGGAAATTGTGTTTTGCATGCTTATGGAAGTGGAAGTTAATAGGTTTATGTTTGTGTTAGGTTTGATTgattgaattttcatttatattttgaatgtgAGTGTACGGACTATGGATATGATTGTCtggattgtaaatttttttatgttgtgaatctTCATTTATATGCCCAAGTATGTTACCTACTTATCTATGAATAtgttttgtttgtaaagataTTTGTAATGATTCTCTTCATTTCAAGTAGCAAATAATATTGATCCAGATtacttaataaatatttttatttaaaattgtgatgtTTTTTAATCTCATAATTTATAACTGtcttaaatttatatgttaCTCTATtcttgattttatttaaaatggtggattgaaaaatagaatagaGTTCGAATATGGACTAAGCATACTAGAAAAGGAGTGACATTTTATTGTAAGAAAACACAATTATCTTATTCCTTTTAACTCTACAGTATGAatgaatcaaattattaaagtaGTTAAAATGATATGGGTAGAAGAATTAGAATTAGCTTATTGTGCCTGAAAAGTGCTAAAGAGTGCACATTTTTAGGCCAAAAATTGCCTTGAAAagttaaagaaagaagaagaagaagaagggccTAAAATGTTTTAAGTGAGCCCAAAAACAGGCCTAACACCCCCAATAGGCCCAAAAGGCTCAACTTTAAAAAGCAGCTATAAGATTAATAATTACTAACCGATGTTTATAAAATAACCACCAACAGCCTTATGCGTTTATGATTAGCGGTTTGATGGGATAACCGCTAACCATGACCGTATTTTCACCTCTATATCTGAGAGTTATTTTCGAGTGGTCCTGAGCGGCTATATGATGTGGTGTTGAGGTGATTTGGTGCATTGCATTTTATTGTAGTTTGGGTGCTCCCTTTTGTTAAAGCACAAGGTCTTTGGATAGGAACCCATGTTACTTGGTTGTAGAAGTTGAGGGCACAAGTGAAGAGCACGGGAACATGGAGGACTTAGAGGTGCTAAACGTGGGTAGTTGGACACGTGAAGTATTCTAGATGTGGGTAGTGGGGCTGTAGTTATGACGTGGGTGGTGGGAGTAGAATGCTGcagtaattattttataaaaagtcTTATGTTGTTGTGTTATTATTTGGTGTTATTGTTATCCACGCCTAGTCAATGTGGGTAGAGTTAGTGACTTAGTGTAGTGGTAGTTTCCTTATTAAGTGGGTAGTTATTTGAAAGTAGTTTAAGACTTAGGCTTGGGAGCACGGTTCAAGCATTGAATATTGTATTGACATTTGCCATTGTGGTTTGTATCCGGTCTTAATTGGATTTGTTATCTATCATTGTGGtctctcctacctgaaaggagTTCATTATCTATCTATTTCTATTCAATTAGTGGTGGGTTCCTATCAACTTCTGGGCTAAAAGctatatatacattattttGGCCTTCTGTATCAACTCACATGTCGGGAGAAAGTATCAACTCACATGTTGGGAGAAAATTCCTTTGGGCATTCAAATGGATCCAAGGGATCGAATGGTTTTGCTAAACTGGATTTTTCCCGTTACTCGAGAGAAGATCCCACAATTTGGTTGGAGCGGGTAGTTCAATACTTTGACTACAGGCAAACACCAAAAGAACAGAGGGTGTCATTGGCTGCCTTTCATTTAGAAAGCGAGGCCAATCAATGGTGACAATGGATGAAGAAGGTGTACAAGAAGAGCTAGTTGCCCATTACGTGGCAAGTATTTGAAAAAGAGTTATTGATCCGATTCGGTCCTATTGAAGTCGAAGATTATGACGAAGCACTCTTAAGAATCCAATAAGAAGGGACATTGTGAGAACATTAACAAGAATTTGAGCGATTGGCAAACTGGGTGGATGGGTGGCCTCAAAAGGCACTTATGGGAACATTCCTTAGaggattaaaaaaatgatattgtaTCTGTTTTCCGAATGTTCAAACCAAAGACTCTCCGTGAAGCCATTGAGCTAGCACAAATGGGAGATGATAATCTCTCTAGAGACCGGAAGACTACAAGAGGTCAAGGGCCAAAACCACACCAGACCGAAAGCTTTCCCAAGTCCAACCACTCAACCGTTTCAACATATTCAGCCGAGTACTTAACAAATACTACACGCCCATATTCATCCGGTGCTGCCAAGAAATTGTCGTGGGAGGAGATGtagaaaagaagggagaaaggcATGTGTTTCGGTTTCAATGAAAAGTTCACAACGAGACATTGTTGCCACACACCTCAAGAATTCTCTATTAAGGTTTCTACACCAAAGGAAAGGTATGAGGAGTTTGAAGATGGCAACACCGAAATTGTGGAAGGTAAGCACAGAACCGGAGAGGTTGAACCCCTCATCAATTTCCACACATGAACCTAGAGGACAAGGTTCCTCTTCAAGGGAAGATGATTGATGGGTGATAGGTTTTGAATGTTGTACATTCAAGCCTCTTAACTTATATTTGTTAAACCCTTAGCTTCAATATAACATTTTGCATTGCTTTTGTGTTCGAAGCAATTGTAGGTTGCTAAGGGAAAAAGACACAAAAAGCCATCAAAATCGAGCTAAAAGGGAGCAACATGTTTTCTGCCAAGGCAGTGGGATCGAGCGCACCAATCTTGAGCCCGAGCGCACTCGATCTAGGATCGAGCGCAAAGTGCAGCGCTGAAATGCAGAACTGTAAGCAGCAATTCtgaaatggaagaaaaagatgGAATAAATCAGCAGCACGTGACTTGATTCTTGGGCGGTGCATAAACGTCATGGGAGATTCCTTTTTTCAAGGGAAGGAAAGCTTTTGTctataaaaagaaagaataacgTATCATTTGGGCTTTCTcctaagggataattgcaccactgatCCCtggggtatgccataattacgaatcactccctatggtttaaaaagttcatgggaggtccttgtggtaaactataattacaactCGATCACTGGAGTCAAATTCAGTTacattttttgacagattctgttaaatgtcacgtcagcaccACATTAAatcaataagatggcgacacgtgtccatcttaataaaaaaatataaatttattaaaaaaaaaaaaaaaacttattttttttaaaacaaaaaaacaaaaaaggaaggggtagctgcgcgccaccccttcccttttttgttttcttttgttttttttttttttttttaagtttatttatttattttttatttaaatgggcacatgtcaccatcttattggtttgatgtggcgctgacgtgacatttaacagaatttgtcaaaatttttaacggaatttgactttagggatcgatttgtaattatagtttaccacaaggaccttccatgaacattttaaaccataggagtgattcgtaattatggcatacaCTAGGGAcaagtggtgcaattatcccttctCTTAGCTTAGCttagttttaggttttagtttttgtaGTTTTCTAAAAACAATGAACGTGAGGAAGAGTTTTTAGTTTATTTCTCATTACAGATTTTTGGAAGCAACTTATGATGGATTGCTCATCAACTCCAAGGGATTCAAGGACCTCCATGAGTGGCTAAGCTCTCTATAGGGTTTTGATGAATCCTATCtaagtatcaatggcttaattgtttttctttgggatttttctatttttagcatcaatgattgtataactatgaggaTTACacttttgtaattggttttaatatttaaatgcaatcttgatgaaatgtttatcttgtTTTAGAAAGCTCTTTATCTTGATTGTATAAGtattcaaattatatttattgtctaaaaaaacaaaattatataatggttatgcaatggtattatttgaacatgcaacaagtgattttgatagttcatgcctagggtAGACAAGTCATGCTACATTTTAGGTTAGaataatttaggtagatgatttgcaCTAACTGAAGATTAGCTACACTTAATCCTTGATTGTTTGTAACCAAGTTAATGAATTTGATAATCCATGCTTAACAAAGATGGATTACACGTATTTATTGATGATGGTCTTTTCTTGACAACTTTGTTatgtgcttgacaaacacacacaagtAATATCATGCCCAGAACGAATTTTCCCATGTTAAATATAATGGCCATTGTTACGAGGATAAcggtgaaatcaattccttattttttatttcattaagttcaactctaatttattttccagcatttaattttagttgttagtTTAAAAAGCAAAActcacaaaaatatcattttctagGAGATAAATTAGAATTGATTTTACTAAAGCTTGATAGATACAACCAACTTAATCCTTGATGATCGACTCCCTCAATATAAATACTATCTTACAATGATTCGTGCTATTACGAATTGTATTATTATTGACGTTTGAAAAAGGACCACATCAATGGGAACCCACGTTACTTGGTTGTGGAAGTTGAGGGCACAAGTGATGAGCATGGGAACGTGGAGGACTTAGAGGTGCTAAATGTGGGTAGTTGGACACGTGAAGATCATGGCCACGTGAAGGACTCTAGATGTGGGTAGTGGGGTTGTAGTTATGACGTGGGTAGTGGGAGTATAATGctgcattaattattttattaagagtcTTATGTTGTTGTGTTATTATTTGGTGTCGTTGTTATCCACGCCTATTCAACGTGGGTAGAGTTAGTGACTTAGTGTAGCGGTAGTTTCCTTATTAAGTGGGTAGTTATTTGAAAGTAGTTTAAGACTTAGGCTTGGGAGCACGGTTCAAGCACTGAATATTATATTGACATTTGTCATTGTTATTTGTATCCAGCCCTAATTGGATTTATTATCTATCATTGTggtctctctttcctacttgaAAGGAGCTCATTATCTATCTATTTCTATTCAATTAGTCGTGGGTTCCTATCAACTTTGGTGCTAAAAGCTACATGCATTATTTTAGCCTTCTGTGGCCGGGCTAACCCTAGTGGCCTTCGAGTGGAAGGGGGAATAGGAAGAAGGCCTTGTTGTAGCCAGGCCCAACCGTCATGCGATAAACTGGCCATAATGGCAGTCAACAATTAGATATACCATAAACCttcaattattaattaaacaaCATTAATTGTCTCATTATTAGCATATGTCAAAATGGGCAACAAAAGTGTATTAAAACCGATTGTAAGCCATATTAATGAAACACGAGTTAAATGATAATGTTAATTGATAGCGATAATAATAACACATGATAATGtgaattgtttttcttttctgggatATGATAATGTTAATCAAAATCATGTGATGTTTGGCTTCTTTGTGGGTGGGGGTTTTGTAAATGACGTGGAGTTATGTTCAAACTTCTATAAACCTTGGGAGAGGAGAATATGATTGGTTCGTATTTCATTAGACTTTGACAATCTTTGTGATAGATTGTGGAATGTGTATTAGTTTATTACAAAAGTTAGCTCTTGTAAGCtacttgttagaatataaatgattaaattcatatttttgttattagttTAGACTTTTATTAGCAGAGGTTATAAATTTAAACCATGTCTTTATTATTCAcctctcatttaattaaaatatctcACGTGTTGGGCTCACCTATTAATGGAGAGTTTGAACCTACACGTAAGGGGGGTGtcaaaatataaatgattaaattcattttaaCAGTTTTAAATATATGCTtgaccttgtttttttttttttttgacatgtccacacaagaggcgTGGTCTCCAACCGATTAAGTTACCTCTTGGAGCTATGCTTGACCTTGTTAAAGAGCCTACAATTATAAACCAAAATTGACCTAGTATTAATACATATACATTATGTTAAAAAAACATGATGACTTATAATCCTACAAATCTTGTCCAATGTACCCTATTTTGGGGAAATTAAGAGGGCGTGGAACTTAGGCATAGATGATAGAGTTTATAAAAtcttaacaaataattataggcCAAAAAAATATAgcagaaaaatttaaaattttttatttaccaTATAATTTTACTACAAGATATTAGAGTTTCGTCACTCTTTACTTTTAGGAATGTCTAAGTACCGACCCTAATGATACAATATTGCATGAAGGGAGGTCACCTCCATCCCGAATCTTGGTCTAGCTAGACAGATGGTGTAGGGCTTAtgctaaaaaaatgtttataaataatgttactcttcacatTCATTTTATATTGGTTGACATGTCgtattttaaatagttttttatgtcaatcacttaaaaaaaaagaaaagatacatcaCCCGATATAAATAAGTATAATAAATGAACGTGAAGAATAACAGACTTGTTTAGTAATGCTTTTTTTAGTggatattttttgcttttttattataatgAAACATTAAGGTGAATGTTATTTTCAGTATTTTACGAATATTATGTGTTTGGAATTATTTGGTAAtgcttttaccctttttttttttttttttttttttcttaaaaaaaaaaaaaaaaaaaaaatccaaaaaaaggtTATACATTGGTATTACTCTACAGGGAACACGGAAAACACACTCATATGGATCATCGAATTCGTGGCATATCTTCTGCAATCATCTCTAGACTAACACGTGTAATCAAAGAGGACGAGTCCCCATCGACTCCTTGGTAGGTCGCATCCGTTGCGTTGATCTCCACCCTGACAACGTGCCAGCCTTTTCCCTTATATCTGCTCACGCACCTATGCAGTACATATCTGGTCTACTCGCTTTCTTATAAGGCCACGTGTTAAAGTAGACAGATGGCTTACCTCTGTAGCGCGTGAAACCACATGCACGAAAGGAAAGGAGAGGTCAGGATGAGGAGGCGAACGGCCGAGAAGTGGAGAGCGAGGGAGGCTATTGATACGGCGCTAGAGCAGAAATGGCGTGTGCCGAGTGGTCACGTGACATGAGTACGGCTGTTCCAGCCTAAAGCAACCCTAGGCCATGTTTGGTTAGCGATTACAAAACCTGCTTTTAGACCCATCCTATCAGGACAAACCAAACGTTCCCTTATTAGCATTTTCTGTTTCTCTATGGATTCCTTTTAAAGACCAACTTGTAACGTCATTTTGAAAGcagcgtctctctctctctctctctggtcgCTAGTCTGTCGTCCTGGAGGAAAACCCCGCTTTCAGAGTCTCAGACCCTTGAAGTTCCCCTCTCTGTTTTTTTGGTTCTCGTTCGCAAAGGAAGTTTGAACCCAGAAACCTTTCactttttgttttcgttttgtTTGGGTGTATTTTGAGACCCCCAAAAGCTTTTATGGCGGAGTTTCCTCCAAACTTGGACGATGGAGAAGTGTGGCTTCCCTCTGATATTTTCCTCAGCCAAGTGCCCTCCAGGCTAACACCCCACCACCGTTCTACCATGGACGACTTCACTGAACGTTTCGCTGCTTTCACGTTGCTCCAATCTCGCCGAAACGTTTCCAAGCCTTCCCTTGAGGTccctgctctctctctctctctgaagctCTTCAGCAAACCCACCTTCACCTTGCATTTGCATGGCCATCTTAcagttactttttttttggtgttttgtattGTGTAGCGGTTCAGACGACCGGTTCGTTGCGGTCCAGTTTCTCGTGTACCTGAGGAATATATGGGCGTCAACGGCGGTCTGGAAGTTGAAGAGATTGGTCACGGGCTATACGGGCCCTACTTTCCTGGACACAAACTGTCATACGAGTACCAGCTCCTTGAACCGGCTCAACCTCAGGTGACGAGGAAAAAACCGGAAACCTGAACCGGTTTCTTTACTTGTCTTTTCAGAGAgcatttttgcttttttcagcTTTAATAAATGTGTGGGGTttagagggttttttttgtcatttgcaGGAAGTTGCTGATAGCTTTAGGGCTAGGGTTCTGAGGGCTCAGCAAAACCGCCTCCCAAACCGGCTTTTACCATTTCAGGGAAGCGGTGGGTTTGGAGTTGGTGCTGGTTTTGTGAAAGAGTCAGGCGGTACTGGTGTCTTTATTCCCCGTACTTTGAATACCACCACCGCCAAAAATGTCACAGCCACTGATATAAGAAAGAAACGGGGTGAGTTACCAGCTATGCtttttcgctttttttttttttctggttctTTTCCTTGCTACTTTTTAACAGGTTAACATGGGGTTGTGTTTAAGCCTTTTTGCTTTAAAACTCATTTatggtttattttatgcacaataaactgtttttcctttaaaatagTCGA encodes:
- the LOC133873824 gene encoding uncharacterized protein LOC133873824 — translated: MAEFPPNLDDGEVWLPSDIFLSQVPSRLTPHHRSTMDDFTERFAAFTLLQSRRNVSKPSLERFRRPVRCGPVSRVPEEYMGVNGGLEVEEIGHGLYGPYFPGHKLSYEYQLLEPAQPQEVADSFRARVLRAQQNRLPNRLLPFQGSGGFGVGAGFVKESGGTGVFIPRTLNTTTAKNVTATDIRKKRAMAVLRKGQEIQVTQQGSCLNGIGMGKQRESSHHYLPPEMGLPQDWTY